CTGGGGGCGTCCAGCGCGAGAGCCAGGCGGTGAGGTCAGCAAGGGCTTTGGGAGAGAGCGGGGGCAGGCCCGTCTTCTCGTCTCGCGTCGCATCGATGGAAGGCTGTGGGTCGAGAACCTCTCCTCCGCTGACATACGCGATTCGGAGATCTCCGGCGGGGGGGATGAAGCGACGCGTGCCCAGCAGCAGCACGCCTTCGGTCTCTCCACCGCGCATCAGGGGCGTTGCAGCGGCGAGGTAGAGGTGCCCGTCTCTGTAGACGAGGTAGGAGATCGCCTGGCGTGCCTTGCCGGAGACAAGTGCCTGCACCAGAGGCTCGTCGATCATGGGGCGGGCGCCGTCCTCGTCGGTGTGATCGCCCACGACGCTCGTCGGTCGCCCATCAGGGGAGCGAAAGGACGCCAGGATCCGTCCCTTGAGATCGATCAGCACGAGCAGCTCGAGGCCCGCATTCCTCACCTCTGTCGGACCGACGTCCTCTCTCAAGCTCGAACGCGCGGCAGCCAGCATCTCGTCCGCTTCAGCAATCTGCTGGCGGCTCGCCCCCGTGGCTCTGACCTCTTCACATTTCCGGCTTGCCTCGATGTAGGTCGTGAGGGCTTCGCGCATGGCGGCGCTGTCATTGATCTGGCGGGCCTGTCCGAGAAGGGCGGGGCCCCGCGTGGTCATGATGGCGTCGACATATTCGTATGCGCTCGACACGCTCTCGGCGGCCTGTTTCGAGAGCTGGCCGAGCAGGGCGTCCTGCACGAGCCACGTCACAGCGAGCAGCAGGATGATGAGCGGCACGGTGGCCGCGATCAACCTGTCTCTCAGGCGACGCAAGAGAAGCGCCTCTCCGCGAGAAGGTCAGAGCGCCACATTGACGTTCACTGCTCCGCTGGCAGGCACGGTGACGCGTTGGGTCTGCAGGGCACCGCGTGGATGCCAGAAGCGCAGCGTGTACGTGCCCGCCGGGATGCCTTTCAGCGAGAATCGGCCGTCAGCGGCGGGCTGCGTGAAGAAGTCGTTCTCGGTGATGTAGATGTAGGCGTTCATTCGGCTGTGTATGCCGCAGAAGAGCTCAATGGGTCCGGGGGTGCTGAAGGTGCGGCTCTCCTTCTTCCCTCGGGGGTACTTGGGCAGCGAGAACCGTCCAGCGGTGCTCTCTGAGTAGATGCTGTGGAAGAAGGGGTCTTCATTCGTGAAGACCACGGTCGATCCACGCGGAGCGACGAGCACGTGCGGGCTGAACTCGCGGCCCTTCTGGCGCATCACCAGGGTTCGGGGGGTGGCGGGGAGGGTCGAGGAGACCACGCTGACCACGACAAAGGGGACCTCCTGCGCAGACGAGAGCGGTCGCGGGGCCTCGTCACTGCTGTCGCTGTATCCGAAGGGCTCGCTCCCTGTGCTCCCTCCTCCCTTTCCGCTGGCACGCGGATGGAGCTTTGATCGGATGGTCACGGTGCCGCCCACGTCGCCCGCAAGCGCCGCACTGAGCAACGCCCCCGCGAGCAGCAGCGAGAGTCCCGCGACCCGCCATGCAGATGGAGCCTGGAAGCGCACGATTCTCTCCTTCATTGCCGCGGTGAGACCGGTCACGGCGGAGTCACGATGTCATATTTGCGGCCGGTTCTCAGCGCGCTGCGCAGCCGGCTCACGAGCTCGGTGACCCGCTTGAAGTCCGGTGCTCGTGGAGCGCACTGCAGATACTGCTCGAAATGGTGGATCGCGTCAGCATACTCTCCCTGCTCGAGCATGAGGTGCGCCAGGTTGTAGTGGGCATCGGCGTGGTTGGGCCGAAGGCGCAGCGCCGTCTGGTAGTGCTCCAGGCTCTCTCGCCACTGCCGCTTCTTGGCCATGCACAGGCCGAGGTCGTTGAAGGCGTCGGCATTGGCCCGATCGAGCCTCACACAGCGCTCGAACGCCTCGATGGCGCTGTCGGTGTCACCGGACTGGAACCGGGCGATTCCGAGATGGTAGCAGGCCGATGCATCGCGGGAGTTCTGCAGGATGGCCGCCTCGAACTCCACCGCGGCCTCTCTGGCAAGCCCCTGCGCCAGCAGCTCCTTGCCCCGGCCGAGGAAGGACTGTCCCTCGTCGTCGGACGGACGGGCAAAACGTTCGAGGCTTCGCGTCCACGGCTCTCCCGTCGGGTCGCTCTCCGCGGGGCCGGTCTCGGTCTCGAAGGGCTGCTGGGGAGGCTCGACGGGAGCAGGTTCCTGGGACTCGATCGGAGGCACGGGCGCTCCGGTGGGGCGGAAGTCGAAGCTGACCTCCTGGCCCGTGAGGGGATGTCGAACGCGCAGTCGACCTGCGGCTGTCATGCTCGAACCGCAGTGGGTGCAGAAGCGGGCGGCGTCCTCCACGCCTCTGTTGCAGTTCGGGCAAGGCTTGAGGGAGCGCTGTATGGGGGTGGGCTGGCCGCACTGCGGGCAGAAGCGGTCACTCGCGAGGAGGGCGTTTGCGCACTTCGAGCACGGCGGGGTCTTGGGGCGCCGTGGTGACGAGGGTCTGGGCGGTACCGGCCCAGGGTCGCCCCCGCTTCGTGCAGTCGCGAGCTGGGCGTCGAGCTTCTCGATCTCGCGCACCTTGCGGTTCAGCGCGGTGGCGTTCGGACGCCCGCTTCGAGTTGATTCATAGCAGATCTCACCCAGCTCGCGCATCTCTTGATCCCTGCGCTCATTCAGGGCCTTTGCGGCCGGGGATGTCTCCGAAGCGGCTCGGGGAGGGCTGGGTTTGCGAAAGAACGACATGGCGTCGAAGGGTTCCTCGTGGCCGTCACGGTTTCCTGGCCCGCGGCGGCCCGTCGGGTCACGGCATCTTCGAGCAGGGCG
This genomic stretch from Pseudomonadota bacterium harbors:
- a CDS encoding tetratricopeptide repeat protein; this encodes MSFFRKPSPPRAASETSPAAKALNERRDQEMRELGEICYESTRSGRPNATALNRKVREIEKLDAQLATARSGGDPGPVPPRPSSPRRPKTPPCSKCANALLASDRFCPQCGQPTPIQRSLKPCPNCNRGVEDAARFCTHCGSSMTAAGRLRVRHPLTGQEVSFDFRPTGAPVPPIESQEPAPVEPPQQPFETETGPAESDPTGEPWTRSLERFARPSDDEGQSFLGRGKELLAQGLAREAAVEFEAAILQNSRDASACYHLGIARFQSGDTDSAIEAFERCVRLDRANADAFNDLGLCMAKKRQWRESLEHYQTALRLRPNHADAHYNLAHLMLEQGEYADAIHHFEQYLQCAPRAPDFKRVTELVSRLRSALRTGRKYDIVTPP